The Alnus glutinosa chromosome 7, dhAlnGlut1.1, whole genome shotgun sequence genome includes a region encoding these proteins:
- the LOC133873734 gene encoding hydroxycinnamoyl-CoA:piscidic acid hydroxycinnamoyltransferase-like, giving the protein MITFKSTSLIVPSEATPNGLLSLSEYDQAKQWTHTPLIIIYKPNDNKTIPFSIETMKNSLSRALVHYYPLAGRLHWIEGGRLELHCNAMGAQLSEAYSEAKLDEFGDFTPNGIIKHLFPRIDYTTTSIEEQPLLLVQVTRFPCGGLCVGTAISHIVADGLAAMNFTNAWAKLARGEDLGCDEMPFHDRTMLQSCEAPRFDHIAFSKPPLLIGCSDTKAEQKKETSAALLKVTKEQVEELQKKANQNMVLSARPYSRFEAVAGHVWRCACKARAGDNCQPTRVRLGADGRNRFKPPLPQGYFGNAVFDAVTSTCLYADLLSKPLGFAAGKLREAIEGVTDEYIKSILDFVTSQKDVGHLRKNFHIRGYTEAPFLGNPNVNTDSWISLPFYGVDFGWGKPVYVGPGILHSDGKMIIMRDPADEGSLVIALCLQTQCVDSFKEFFYEDIYDL; this is encoded by the coding sequence ATGATAACCTTCAAGTCTACTTCCCTAATCGTTCCAAGCGAGGCTACCCCAAATGGCCTATTATCGTTATCGGAGTACGACCAAGCGAAGCAGTGGACTCATACACCTCTCATCATCATTTACAAACCCAACGATAACAAAACCATACCATTTTCAATTGAGACAATGAAAAATTCCTTAAGCCGTGCATTGGTTCACTACTACCCACTAGCTGGCCGGCTACACTGGATCGAAGGAGGCCGACTAGAGCTTCATTGCAACGCCATGGGAGCGCAACTGTCGGAAGCTTACTCTGAAGCAAAACTGGATGAATTTGGTGATTTTACACCCAACGGGATAATCAAACATCTTTTCCCTAGAATTGATTATACTACTACTTCAATTGAGGAGCAGCCCTTGTTGCTGGTGCAAGTAACAAGATTTCCTTGTGGTGGCCTTTGTGTTGGGACAGCCATATCGCACATTGTGGCTGATGGACTGGCTGCAATGAACTTCACCAACGCATGGGCTAAGTTGGCTCGTGGAGAGGATCTGGGGTGCGATGAGATGCCATTTCACGATCGAACCATGTTGCAATCATGTGAAGCACCGCGTTTTGATCATATAGCGTTTTCAAAACCACCACTCTTAATAGGTTGCTCTGACACTAAAGCAGAGCAAAAGAAGGAGACTAGTGCTGCCTTACTGAAAGTCACCAAAGAGCAAGTTGAGGAACTACAGAAGAAAGCCAATCAAAACATGGTACTGTCGGCACGACCCTATTCTAGATTCGAGGCTGTCGCTGGCCACGTCTGGAGGTGTGCATGTAAGGCACGTGCTGGCGATAATTGTCAACCAACAAGAGTTCGCCTCGGAGCCGACGGCCGCAATCGGTTCAAACCACCTCTCCCTCAAGGATACTTTGGGAATGCAGTCTTCGATGCGGTGACATCGACATGTCTTTATGCTGACCTCTTGTCCAAGCCATTGGGTTTTGCTGCTGGGAAACTGAGGGAAGCAATCGAGGGAGTTACAGATGAGTACATAAAATCCATTCTTGATTTTGTAACTAGTCAAAAAGATGTGGGTCATCTGAGGAAAAACTTCCACATCAGGGGATACACAGAAGCACCCTTCTTAGGGAACCCCAATGTTAATACCGACAGCTGGATCAGTTTGCCATTTTATGGTGTAGATTTTGGATGGGGAAAGCCTGTATACGTGGGTCCAGGGATCTTGCATTCTGATGGCAAGATGATTATCATGCGAGATCCTGCAGATGAAGGATCTCTCGTCATAGCATTGTGTTTGCAAACACAATGCGTGGATTCTTTTAAAGAGTTCTTCTACGAGGATATATATGATCTATAA